From one Gossypium hirsutum isolate 1008001.06 chromosome D08, Gossypium_hirsutum_v2.1, whole genome shotgun sequence genomic stretch:
- the LOC121219815 gene encoding protein MITOFERRINLIKE 1, chloroplastic — MDIFFCWIYLGLYAGYSATLLRNLPAGVLSYSSFEYLKAAVLRKTKQTNLEPIQSVCCGALAGAISASLTTPLDVMKTRLMTQVHGNKVAAAMYSGVNATVKQIFKEEGWIGLTSGLGPRVVHSACFSTLGYFAFETARLAILHQYLEHKEKKLSKINVAPA, encoded by the coding sequence ATggatatttttttttgttggatATATTTGGGTCTTTATGCTGGTTACTCAGCTACATTGTTGAGGAATTTGCCTGCTGGGGTGTTAAGTTATTCCTCATTTGAGTATTTAAAAGCTGCAGTTTTGAGAAAGACGAAACAGACTAATTTGGAGCCAATTCAGAGTGTTTGTTGCGGTGCTTTAGCTGGTGCAATTTCAGCTTCTTTGACTACTCCTCTCGATGTCATGAAAACAAGGTTGATGACTCAGGTCCATGGGAATAAAGTTGCTGCTGCCATGTATAGTGGGGTTAATGCGACGGTGAAGCAGATTTTCAAGGAGGAAGGTTGGATTGGTTTGACTAGTGGACTGGGGCCTAGAGTTGTTCATAGTGCTTGTTTTTCAACTTTGGGCTATTTTGCATTTGAGACTGCCAGGCTTGCGATTTTGCATCAGTATCTAGAGCACAAGGAGAAAAAGTTGTCCAAAATCAATGTTGCACCGGCTTGA
- the LOC107910986 gene encoding uncharacterized protein isoform X2, translating to MSNSGGFAVTRTHTEDRFYNPPAVRRQLQLLQQQQLERQQQQQLHRTLQKELRRPLKDEIRVNSVDSLAESRMDLDESTLSAAQSSPEVASLTNLDRLMESVTPLVPAQCFSEAKMRGWRTHEVNLRPYFCLGDLWECFSEWSVYGVGVPLLLNGSDSVKQYYVPSLSGIQLYVDQHRPRRASEDSDVESSRETSSAGSSDCEIDRRLKGGVDGAWEKHNSQGTSKPPTSSSSDEMEVGKSPGRLVFEYFEQEQPHYRKPLYDKVSSLASQFPDIRMYRSCDLLPASWISVAWYPIYRIPMGPTLQNLDASFLTFHSLSTHSQIAGKNQLHSPASSSRKVCGFDASSQISLPVFGLASYKLRGSILTSNCSQEWQQASSLLHAADNWLHGLRVHLPDFQFFVSHNSKR from the exons ATGTCAAACTCGGGCGGGTTCGCGGTGACTCGAACTCACACGGAAGACCGATTCTACAACCCGCCGGCGGTGAGGCGGCAACTGCAGTTATTACAACAACAGCAGTTGGAgaggcagcagcagcagcagctacACAGAACGTTGCAGAAGGAGCTACGGAGACCGTTAAAAGATGAGATCCGAGTCAACTCGGTCGATTCACTGGCTGAGTCACGGATGGATTTGGACGAATCTACATTGTCCGCGGCGCAGTCATCACCGGAGGTTGCTAGTTTGACCAATTTGGATCGGCTCATGGAATCGGTCACTCCTCTTGTTCCAGCTCAGTGCTTCTCTGAG GCAAAAATGAGGGGATGGAGAACTCATGAAGTAAATCTACGCCCGTATTTTTGTCTCGGTGACCTATGGGAATGTTTTAGTGAGTGGAGTGTATATGGAGTTGGAGTGCCGCTATTGTTGAATGGGAGCGATTCTGTTAAGCAATACTACGTTCCTTCCTTGTCAGGCATACAGTTGTATGTAGATCAACATAGGCCTAG GAGGGCTAGTGAGGATAGTGATGTCGAGTCTTCAAGAGAAACTAGTAGTGCTGGAAGTAGTGACTGTGAAATAGACAGGAGACTGAAAGGCGGTGTTGATGGAGCATGGGAGAAGCACAACTCCCAGGGGACCAGTAAACCTCCTACAAGTTCATCTAGTGATGAAATGGAGGTTGGCAAATCACCTGGCCGTTTGGTTTTCGAATACTTTGAACAAGAACAGCCACATTACCGGAAACCTTTATATGACAAG GTTTCAAGTCTGGCATCTCAATTTCCAGACATCAGGATGTACAGGAGCTGTGATTTATTACCAGCAAGTTGGATCTCGGTGGCTTG GTACCCAATATACAGAATACCTATGGGTCCAACCCTACAAAAtctggatgcatcattcttgacCTTCCATTCTTTGTCAACACATTCTCAAA TTGCAGGTAAAAATCAACTCCATTCTCCTGCTTCTAGCAGCAGGAAAGTATGTGGCTTTGATGCATCTTCACAGATCTCTCTACCTGTTTTCGGTTTAGCATCCTATAAGTTGAGAGGCTCAATTTTGACCTCCAATTGTTCCCAAGAATGGCAGCAAGCGAGCTCTCTGTTACATGCTGCTGATAATTGGCTGCATGGTTTACGAGTCCATCTTCCCGATTTCCAGTTTTTTGTATCGCATAACTCGAAACGGTGA
- the LOC107910986 gene encoding uncharacterized protein isoform X1 encodes MSNSGGFAVTRTHTEDRFYNPPAVRRQLQLLQQQQLERQQQQQLHRTLQKELRRPLKDEIRVNSVDSLAESRMDLDESTLSAAQSSPEVASLTNLDRLMESVTPLVPAQCFSEAKMRGWRTHEVNLRPYFCLGDLWECFSEWSVYGVGVPLLLNGSDSVKQYYVPSLSGIQLYVDQHRPRRASEDSDVESSRETSSAGSSDCEIDRRLKGGVDGAWEKHNSQGTSKPPTSSSSDEMEVGKSPGRLVFEYFEQEQPHYRKPLYDKVSSLASQFPDIRMYRSCDLLPASWISVAWYPIYRIPMGPTLQNLDASFLTFHSLSTHSQTVAGKNQLHSPASSSRKVCGFDASSQISLPVFGLASYKLRGSILTSNCSQEWQQASSLLHAADNWLHGLRVHLPDFQFFVSHNSKR; translated from the exons ATGTCAAACTCGGGCGGGTTCGCGGTGACTCGAACTCACACGGAAGACCGATTCTACAACCCGCCGGCGGTGAGGCGGCAACTGCAGTTATTACAACAACAGCAGTTGGAgaggcagcagcagcagcagctacACAGAACGTTGCAGAAGGAGCTACGGAGACCGTTAAAAGATGAGATCCGAGTCAACTCGGTCGATTCACTGGCTGAGTCACGGATGGATTTGGACGAATCTACATTGTCCGCGGCGCAGTCATCACCGGAGGTTGCTAGTTTGACCAATTTGGATCGGCTCATGGAATCGGTCACTCCTCTTGTTCCAGCTCAGTGCTTCTCTGAG GCAAAAATGAGGGGATGGAGAACTCATGAAGTAAATCTACGCCCGTATTTTTGTCTCGGTGACCTATGGGAATGTTTTAGTGAGTGGAGTGTATATGGAGTTGGAGTGCCGCTATTGTTGAATGGGAGCGATTCTGTTAAGCAATACTACGTTCCTTCCTTGTCAGGCATACAGTTGTATGTAGATCAACATAGGCCTAG GAGGGCTAGTGAGGATAGTGATGTCGAGTCTTCAAGAGAAACTAGTAGTGCTGGAAGTAGTGACTGTGAAATAGACAGGAGACTGAAAGGCGGTGTTGATGGAGCATGGGAGAAGCACAACTCCCAGGGGACCAGTAAACCTCCTACAAGTTCATCTAGTGATGAAATGGAGGTTGGCAAATCACCTGGCCGTTTGGTTTTCGAATACTTTGAACAAGAACAGCCACATTACCGGAAACCTTTATATGACAAG GTTTCAAGTCTGGCATCTCAATTTCCAGACATCAGGATGTACAGGAGCTGTGATTTATTACCAGCAAGTTGGATCTCGGTGGCTTG GTACCCAATATACAGAATACCTATGGGTCCAACCCTACAAAAtctggatgcatcattcttgacCTTCCATTCTTTGTCAACACATTCTCAAA cAGTTGCAGGTAAAAATCAACTCCATTCTCCTGCTTCTAGCAGCAGGAAAGTATGTGGCTTTGATGCATCTTCACAGATCTCTCTACCTGTTTTCGGTTTAGCATCCTATAAGTTGAGAGGCTCAATTTTGACCTCCAATTGTTCCCAAGAATGGCAGCAAGCGAGCTCTCTGTTACATGCTGCTGATAATTGGCTGCATGGTTTACGAGTCCATCTTCCCGATTTCCAGTTTTTTGTATCGCATAACTCGAAACGGTGA